The nucleotide sequence GAACGTTTTCAATAACATGATCTCCTTTTAGAGTAATTTCCATTTCTAAAGTATAAATTAATTATCCCTAAAACAAAGGTATTAAAATAGAGATGCAAAGAGAAAAAATAATCTATTTTTGTAATAAAATTTACACTTTTGAAGATTACTTTTTTAGGAACAGGTACTTCTCTTGGAATTCCTATAATTGGAAGCACCCATCCAGTCTGCTTGAGCAATGATATAAAAGATAAAAGACTAAGAGTTTCTGTACTTATAGAATGGGGCAGTTTTACTTATGTTATTGATTGCGGCCCTGATTTTAGACAACAAATGCTAAATAGTAATTGTAATAAGTTAGATGGAATTTTATTTACACATGAACATTCTGACCATACTGCAGGATTAGATGATATACGGCCATTTTTTTTTAAACAAGGAAGTATACCAATTTATGCACACAAACGTGTTATTAATGCTTTAAAACGCCGTTTTGATTATATTTTTGAAACAAAAAATAAATACCCAAGCGCTCCTAGTGTGATGGAACATACTATTGAAAATACCCCTTTTGTATTAGGAGGTAAAAAAATTATTCCTGTAAATGGCTATCATAATAAACTTCAAGTATTTGGGTTTAAGATTAGTGATTTTGTTTATTTAACAGATATGAAAACTATAGCTGACGAAGAAATTGAAAAAATAAAAAATGTAAAAATTTTAGTAGTTAATGCATTAAGAGAAGAGGAGCATTCATCTCATTTTAATTTATCAGAAGCACTAGCATTTATAAAAAAGGTAAACCCTCAACGAGCTTATTTAACCCATCTGAGTCATTTATTAGGGTTTCATAAAGATGTTGAAAGAAAGTTACCTGAAAATGTGTTTTTAGCCTACGATAACTTACAACTAAAACTATAGAAAATGAAAAACAGATTATTTATATACCTATTTATGTTTGCTTCATTAACGGCATTATTTATATATGTAAACTCTAAAAATATTTTAGATTCTTACGAAGTTGATATAAAAAAATTTGAGGAAAGAGAAATTGCTTATAAAGATTCTATAAATAACTTGATTGACGAAAATTTAGATTTGTTATATTTTAAATTAGAGAATAATGATGATGCTTTAAGTTATTTTGAAAATGACGGAATAGATACTGATGCAATTGTACCTTTTATTAAAGATGAAATTTATAAATTAAATACAGTGAAAGGAGAACATCCTTTAATACCATATGAAGCTGTAGAAGGTAAAATGATTATTAATAAAATTAGACTTTTAAATCATAAATGGATTATTGCCGATTTTTCTGATGGCACTTTTTGGGGAGAACTTTTTATTACTTATGAAATTACAAAAGAGAAGCAATTAAATTTTAAAGTAGCAGAATCTTTTTTGTATCCACCTCAATCATATTAAACTTTAGGATTT is from Flavobacteriaceae bacterium and encodes:
- a CDS encoding MBL fold metallo-hydrolase; this translates as MKITFLGTGTSLGIPIIGSTHPVCLSNDIKDKRLRVSVLIEWGSFTYVIDCGPDFRQQMLNSNCNKLDGILFTHEHSDHTAGLDDIRPFFFKQGSIPIYAHKRVINALKRRFDYIFETKNKYPSAPSVMEHTIENTPFVLGGKKIIPVNGYHNKLQVFGFKISDFVYLTDMKTIADEEIEKIKNVKILVVNALREEEHSSHFNLSEALAFIKKVNPQRAYLTHLSHLLGFHKDVERKLPENVFLAYDNLQLKL
- a CDS encoding hydrolase, which encodes MKNRLFIYLFMFASLTALFIYVNSKNILDSYEVDIKKFEEREIAYKDSINNLIDENLDLLYFKLENNDDALSYFENDGIDTDAIVPFIKDEIYKLNTVKGEHPLIPYEAVEGKMIINKIRLLNHKWIIADFSDGTFWGELFITYEITKEKQLNFKVAESFLYPPQSY